The nucleotide window CTCATCTCATTACCACATAGCGGAATGTGGAAGTTGGATACTTATATTGATGGCGAATATTTTGAATCCATCTATGTAAAGGTACATGAATAATAACACCAAAAAGGTAAGCAATCTTTTTTACAGATTTGCTTACCTTTTTCACGTAATCTTTATAGTGCTATTTTACCTTATAACTTAATTGTCCAACCAAATGGATCCTCTATTTTTCCGTATTGAATACTTGTTAAAGTATCATAAAGCATTTGCGTCACTTCACCAATTTCACCGTTGTTTACTTTAATGATTTCATCAAGCCATTTTAGCTCCCCAACTGGAGATATGACTGCAGCTGTACCTGTACCAAATGCTTCTTCTAGCGAACCATTTTTCGCTGCTTCTACAATTTCAGCAAACTCAATTGCACGCTCTTCAACTGGAATATTTTTCGATTTCAACACTTGAATCATTGAGTCACGTGTAATACCTGGCAGAATACTCCCGTTTAGTGCAGGTGTTACAACCTTGCCTGCAATTTTAAAGAAAATATTCATACTACCAACTTCTTCAACATATTTATTTTCTTTTCCATCTAGCCATAACGTTTGAGAGTAACCTTGCTTCGCAGCTATTTCTGAGCCTTTTAAGCTTGAGGCATAATTCCCAGCTGTTTTCGCTTCACCTGTGCCTCCAACTACTGCACGTACGTAGTGCTGCTCTACAAGAATTTTGACTGGATTAATTCCCTCTTTATAATAAGAACCAACCGGTGACATAATAATGATAAATTTATAATTTTTTGACGGATTAACTCCTAAGTAAGGTTCAGTAGCGATAATAAATGGTCGAATGTATAAAGAAGTTCCTGGCGCAGTTGGTACCCACTCACGATCGACTTGGATGAGTTGCTTTAATGCTTCAAGCGCGAACTCTTCATCAATTGCAGGAATACATAATCGTTCATTCGAAGCATTTAATCTTTTAAAATTACGGGCAGGTCGGAATAAAATGATTTCTCCGTTTTCAGCGGCATATGCTTTTAAGCCTTCAAAAACAGCTTGCCCATAATGGAATACCATCGCGGCAGGATTTAATTCAATTGGCGCGTAAGGGGTAATCGTAGCATTATGCCATCCCTTGCCTTCTACATAATCCATAACAAACATATGGTCAGTAAATACTTGACCAAAACCAAGCTGTTCAGCAGATATTTTTTGTTTTTTTGATGTTGCTAACTCCGTAGCAATTTGAATTGTTGTCATAATAAATGCTCCTTAACAAAATAAAATTGATACATTCTATCATACCACTTTATTTTTAGAAAATTTATAATTTTTTAATTTTAAATAAAAAATTTATTTATTGAGCTAATATCTGAATAATTATAGCTTATCGAATATAAACAAATTAAAGTATCCAATTAGCCCAATTCCGATCACTATATTTAAGTTGATTGGAACAAATTTATGTAAGTGAATATGAAACATCTCGAAAATAATACGATACATATAGTAAAAAATAGATACACAAATAACAAAGAATAATGGAATACCCGTACTTAAAATTATTTTTCCTGTTACACTAATATCACCCGGTGGTATATCTGCTGCAGTAAAACGAACTCCTGCAATAAACATCCATAATAGCCAATAAAATAGATATGTAGTACCTATAGTAATTGAAATATAAGTGGTATATGCCACTGCTTTTTTCATAATTTATTCCCCTTCATTTTTAAATAGCCTTCCATCCCCTACAATAACAAAAACAAGCGTACACGGCACATAAATTAATTCCATCTATTGCAAAGAGGCTGGGTCAAAACCAAAACATCATTTTTCTCGAGTGAGAAAAAAGGACTAACCTAATTTTATAAGACAACATAAAACACCACTAAAATGGGTATGTATGTAATACATGCTTAATCATTTTGGAGGTGTTTTTTTATGACAAGAGTAAGTTATTCTTCAGATATTAAATGGTCGGTTATAAAAGATAAATTAGCAGGTAAATTAACGACAAAAGAAATTTTGGCGAAATATAACATTAAACATCGCTCTCAAATTAATACATGGATGCGGTGGTACAAAAATAATGAACTTTACCGATTCGATCAACCTGTAGGCAAGCAGTATAGTTATGGACAAGGGCCTGAAGGGAAAAGCGAACAAGAAATGAAAGACCGCAAAATGATGCATCTAGAAATGGAAAATGAAATCCTAAAAAAGTTTTTGGCCATCAAAAAGGAGTTGAACGGCAAGTAGTTTTACAAACTGTGGAGAATCTGCGTAAGAAATATACAGTCACATGTATTTTAAAGGTGCTAGGGATTCCTCGTGCAACCTATTATCGTTGGATGAAAGAAGGAATCCGAGGATTTTCAGCCATTGAAACAGTACTGATTGAGCTATGTAAAAAAACGAAATATCGTTACGGTCATCGTAAGATAAGATATTTACTTCAAAAAGAATATGGTTATCAATTGAATCGCAATACGGTACAAAAGCTGATGCAAAAGCACAACCTACAATGTCGGGTGAAAAAGAAACGAAAATTTAAAATAGACCAAGGGCCAGAAATCATTGCCCCTAATTTATTAGCACGCTGTTTTACAGCTACGGCACCCAATGAAAAGTGGGTAACAGATATAACGTACATTCAATATGGTTCTACAACGATGTATTTGGCAACGATTTTAGATTTGTTTAACAATGAGATTGTCGCATATAAATTATATGACCATCAACAAACACCACTTGTGATGGATGTGTTAAAGGCGGCTTTAGAAGAAAGAAATTATCCAAAAGGAATCCTTGTCCATTCAGACCAAGGAAGTGTGTATACATCGTATGCCTATCAAAATTTTTTAGAGGAAATGAATTGTCGAGCAAGTATGTCACGACGAGGAAACTGTTGGGATAATGCGGTGATTGAGTCATTTCATTCACATATTAAAAGCGAAGCATTTTTACGTGTGAAAGCTCATTCACTAACGAACGATGAAACGAAATTACGTGTAGCAGCATACATGTTCGAGTATAATCAAGAACGTATACAAGAAAAATTAGGCTACTTAACTCCCCTTGAATATGGAAAGCAAGTAGCTTAATTAGGTGTTTTATGTGTGTCTCAAATGACTAGGTCAGTTCAAAATGATGTTTTTTTGTAATTGGTTTCCGTTGCGGAGACGCTTTCCGGGGGTGTTGCCTGAGCCTGTAGTTTCAGGTGTCACCCCTCCACTACAACCAATTTATTAAGTATCCAATTTTTAATACTGTATTTTACCGTAAATAGAGAAATTTTTACTTCTGTCCCATCCTCAACGCAAATTTTTATAAATCGTCAAAGCCGTTATCTTCCACATTAATTTTTGTATATTGACGTGAGCGTTGTTCAAAGAAATCTGTTTTGCCTAAATCTACTTCCTCATAGGCAACGATCCATTTCATTGGATTTTTACGGTAACCTTCATATGGACGTCCATGCCCTAATTGATTGCACCGAACATTTGCATAAAAGTAAATATATGCTTCTACATCCTCTACATCAAGACCATCAATTTTTTCACCAATAACTTCACGAGCCCAGTTTACTTCTAGCTCTGCAGCTTCTTTGAAGATTGCTTGAACTTCCTGTTCCCACTTAGGCGAATTGTATTCTGGATATTCCTCCAATATTTCTTTATAGATCTTTACAAATAAATCAACATGTAGCTGTTCATCACGATTAATATAATTAATCATTGTACTTGTCGCAACCATCTTCTGCTTGCGTGCTAGGTGATAAAAGAACGCAAAGCCAGAATAGAAGAAAAGTCCCTCTAAAATAACATCATACACTATTGCACGTAACATATTCTCTACAGTAGGATTTTCTGAAAAGTCAATGTAGCCCTTTACGACAAAGTCATTTCGCTTTTGTAGCACTGGTTCCGTTCGCCAAAAATCAAAGGTTTTATCTTGTACATCTTTTGTTACAATACTTGAAAGAATGTAGGAATAGGAGTGATTATGAATAACTTCCTGCTGCGCTAAAATAATCATCAATGCACTTAAGCTTGAGTCCGTTAAATAATCTGCTACCTTCCCGGCAAAGTCTGTTTGAATACTATCTAATAATGCAAGTAAGCCAATAATTTTTAAAAATGAATCTTGCTCTTCCTTTGTTAATTCAGGAAATTGCTTTACATCCGTACTCATATTTATTTCAAAGGGAGTCCAAAAATTGGCGAGCATTTTTTTGTACTTCGGATAGGCCCAGCTGAAACGAACATCATCCCAGTTTAAAATATTGGAGCTTTGCCCATTAATAATCCCCGTTGAACGGTTTGGTGCTGTTTTTTCCATTAGGTTTCTTTTCGTAACTTGCATCCCATTTCCCCCTTAACTTGAGCATGATTCACATTCAAGTAGTTCGCTTGAAGTTGAACGAACATAATATGTCGTTTTAATTCCATTAGCCCATGCATCTATATGAAGCTGTAATAAATCTTTTGCTTTAATTGTATTTTGAACATATAAATTAAGCGATATCCCTTGATCAATATGCTTACTACGTGCAGCATTTTGCTTTAAAGTCCATCGTTGATCAATGAAGTAAGCTGATTTATAGTACCATGTTGTTTTTGAATTTAAGTCTGGCACTGTTACTGGAATTTTGTAATCCTTCTTTTCTTCAGAATAAGATTTTTGGAAAATCGGGTCAATTGTAGCGGTAGAACCAGCTAAAATAGATGTTGAGGAATTCGGTGCCACAGCCATTAAATAACCATTTCGCAAGCCTCCTGCTGAGACAAGCTGTGCTAATTCATGCCATCTTCCTTCCGTTAATCCACGCTCCTCAAAATAGGCACCTGTTTGCCAATCAGACCCTTTAAATAACGGGTATGAGCCTTTTTCCTGAGCAAGAGCATTCGAAGCCCGTATCGTTAAATAAGCAATTTCTTCATATAGCTTATCTGCAAATTGAACGGCCTCTTCTGTTTCCCAGGCAATTTCATGTAGCGCTAATAAATGATGCCATCCAAATGTACCTAGACCAATTCCGCGATAACGTTTGTTTGTTAAATCTGCTTGCAGAACTGGAATGGTATTTAGCTCTATGACATTATCAAGCATGCGGACTTGAATCGGTATTAAACGCTCAAGCACACCCGCTGGTACTGCACGCCCTAAGTTGATAGAACTTAAGTTACATACAACAAAATCCCCTGCTTTACGACGCGTCACGATTGTATCATCATCTAGTTGCTGTGACTCGAATTGTGTAGCACTCATATTTTGAGCAATTTCTGTACACAGATTACTCGAATAGATCATACCAGCATGCTTGTTTGGATTTTTACGATTGACTTCATCTCGGTAAAACATAAATGGTACGCCTGTTTCCAATTGACTACGCATAATGCGCTTCATAATTTCAATTGCTGGAATAACTTCCCGTGATAAAGCTTCATTCGCTACACATTGTTCGTATCTTTCGCGGAATGATCCTTGTCCACGCTTCTCATCATAAAAATCCTCTAAAGAAAAGCCCATTACTTTACGTACTTCATATGGATCAAATAAATGCCAATCATTACGTGCTTCTACCGCCTCCATAAAAATATCAGGTAAGCATACGCCTGTAAAAATATCATGTGCACGAAGACGTTCATCTCCATTGTTTAAGCGTAAATCTAAAAACGTTAAAATATCACGGTGCCATACATCTAAGTAGACAGCAATTGCCCCTTGACGTTGTCCTAATTGATCAACAGATACTGCTGTGTTATTTAATTGCTTAATCCATGGTAGCACCCCACTTGAAGCACCTTTATAGCCACGGATTTCAGAGCCTCGACTGCGCACTTTCCCCATATAAACACCAATACCACCGCCGTATTTTGAAAGCGTTGCAACATCAGTATTTGTATCATATATACTTTGAAGACTATCATCGACCGTATCAATGAAACAGCTCGATAATTGGCCATGCGTTTTACCTGCGTTTGATAAAGTCGGTGTCGCAACAGTCATATATAAATTGGATAATGCCCAATACGCTTCTTCTACTTTTTGAAGGCGGCTGTCCGTTTCATTCATCATTAACGTCATGGCAATAATTAACCAACGCTGTTGCGGGAGCTCTGCAATCGATTTGTCAAAATCACGAACAACATAACGGTCTACTAACGTACGTAAGCCGATATACGTAAATAGATCATCTCTTGAAGGTTCAATAATTGTTCCTAATAATTGACGCTCTGCTGCCGAGTATTTTTCCACTAGTTGTGGATTTAATAATCCTTTATCTACAAGATGTAAAATCCAGTCATTAAAGTTTGCATAAGGCTTTTCCACATTAAATTTTTCCATATACTGAATAGAAATTTTCTCATTTAACAGTTTTGCAGCAACATATGTCCAATACGGCTCTTGTTCATCGATATAGCTTATCGTTTCTAAAATACTTGCATCTATCCATTCAATAACAGATGCCCCTTCATTTTTCCTCATCCATTTTTGTGAGAAGCGAATAAATTGTTCTAAATCCTCCTCACCGAATTGATTCACTAAGTTTTGCAAGTAATTTTCTTGTACAGCTATCATGACAACACTCCTCTTCAAAAATCAAATCCACCTCGGCATTATTTTTGTACGTTTGGCGTTATACTTTCATAAAGTACGAGTACTCCATTCCAAATCGTATAAATCGCCTGAGGTTTTACTACTTTCAGTGTCAGTTGAAATCATTCATCAACCCTTACAATGTAGATTTCTACTTGAAAGAAATAAAAAAACGAACCCCATTCATTCGGAGTTCGTAGTATGTACGTATTAGAAATGGAAAGAGAGTTATTGCCTAGGAAATAGAGCTCTCGCTTCCATTTCCTATCCCCCGAAGAAATGCATTGCATATTTACATGGCAGGTCTCCTGGCTTCGCTTCATCCTTCTGATTCCCCTTCCCGTTTTTAGACAGTGGGCTATGAATCATCGTCAGCGTTACAGTTGCGGGGACAGCATCAGCATTGAACTGATTTCCCTTTTAATCTACATATTGTAGAACCAAATAAATAACGACACTATATATTGTGTTTTTTATTAACTGTTGTCATTGTATCATAGCTAATTTTTTAAGGCAACTACTGTTTATTCTTTTATAATTTCTGTGATTGGAGCCGAGATTTGCTGTGAAAACTGCTCTACATGTTGCTCTAACACGGCTACAAGTACTGCACAGGATGGTCCAGCAGACGTATGCAAATCCAACTCACAAAAGTAATTTCCACCAATAAAACGCGTTATTTCTGCCCCAATTCCTTTTGATCCAGTTGGCCATATTGCTTGTATCCACCCCTCTGTTAGCCCTTGATATAACTCATTTAATTGTGCAATTTGTTGCGGATTTTCAATAACTTCATTGCCGACTAGAGGCTGTCCAATGACAAAGTAGTGACAATTATTAATTGTACGTGAAATAATTTTTTCACCAATCATTGTCAGTGAAACAGCAGATTGAAGTGCATTAAAATTCGTTTCACTTGAACCGATGATTGGCGGACATGGAATTCCAATTTCCCCGAATACGCGTCGGATACCTTGCTCGTATTCCATCCAAACATGATCACCAGAAAAATTCGCCATTAATAGTTGGATTGGCATCGCTCCAGCACACCATTGCTCTAAAATAGCAGTTCTTGTAGTAAAATAAGCCGTTATCTCATTTGGCACTTGTACTGCATCAAGCTCCTTATTACCAATACACCCTGAGTTATCAATCGTTACGATTAACCCATTTACCTCTACCCCATTTCTCATGATTGAACGCCTGATCTTATCATCACAGTTTTAAGAACGGGCATCACGATTATCGCAACTACTACATTTATAATTGTTGCAACAGTTAATGACGCAATTGATCCAATGTAAAATTCAGGTGAAATGAGAAAATAAAATGGAAGTGGTGCAATGATGCCATTTGCTACTATCATAAATGACCATTTTAATAGATGTTGACCTTTTCGATGTAATACTGTAAATAAAGTAATGATAATAAACATTTCTAGTGCAATAATTCCGTGGAATACACCAAGTGGGAAGCCAGAAGTCAACCCTGTAGCAATATGTCCAATTGCCCCTGCTGCTCCTGCAAAAATAGGTGGTAAAAATGCAGCACCAATCATAGCAGGTGCTGAATCAAGTGCAGCCGTAGTAATAAAGCCTGGTACTTTCACAAAGCTACCTATAACACAAATTGCTGCGACAAAAGCTGTTAACGTCATATATCGTAATTTATTTTTATCCATGTTCCTACTGCTCTCCTTTTAAATATTGAGGGATACCGTACCATACGCGAATTACCGTATTCGCGTTTTGGCATAATTGTTGATAAACTCTTCCACACGTATCTCGTAGTTGTCTCGCCTCTTTTTCAAGAGGTACTACACCACGACTCATATCTGTACAAATACAAATTATTTCCGTCTGTTTTGATATGGTTAAAATATGGCCAGCAATTTGTGAAGCCACCTCTTCTTCTTTCAAATGGAGATAGGGCTTTACAATTTCCTCGAAGCGTGAAATAACATACCGCTTATTAGTACTTGCTTGGATTATTTCAGGTAAAGAACCATCACAATAAATCGTTTCCTTATTTTCCATCGTGGTAATTAACCGATCTACGTAACTTCGTTTACCGTTATATGCCCCTCCGATAATGACGTACATCTGGCACCTCCTACAAAGTGTTCTATACTATCCCATGCTAATGAATACATTGTACGGTGATTCGCTAGTACTTGTTGAAATATTTGCTCTTCGAAACTTAGCTTTGCCAATAACAGACGGATGACCCCACCATGAACAACAAAAGTATATTCGCCGCCTTGTTTGACAATTTCATACAATGCGTTTAACACTCTTTGTTCGAACATTTGAAAGTCCTCTCCATTCGGTGGCACAATTTTAAAAGGGTGATCAATCCATTGACGATAAATCTCATTATACTTTAATTGATCGTAGGTTTTCATTTCAAAGTCACCAAAATTCAATTCACGTAAAGAAGGCACTGGAATAAATTGTGCCCTTGGAAAGTAACATAAAGAAGTTTGCTTACAACGCTTTAAATCACTTCCATATACAATGTTTGGCTGAATGTTAATGTTGAAATTAGCTTGGACATTCATTAAAATCGATTCATCTGTCCAGCCAATATATTTCCGCTCAACATTGGCAGCTGTTTTTTCATGACGAATTAAATGCAAAACAACACGACTAGCCACAATAAAACCTCCAAACCTTCACCTAATGCGCCTAGCAAATCTCCACTCATTCCGCCAAAATGCTTCGTTGTCCACTTTCGATACAACAAGATAGCTACGATCATAACAATGAATACGATTAGTAAATTTAAAAATTTAAAATAGCACACGAGAATAATAAAAATTGCAGTAAAAATAGTTAAAATAAGCCAAAGCATTTTTGTGATTACTTCACCCTTAAAATATGCTGCTAATCCTGTTTTTTTTGATGTAGGCATCGTTAAAAAATATAATAACATGCCAATGCGTGCAATAAACGGAATAACGGCAATATAAGCAATCACTTCCATTTGCCCTTTTTCAAGCGTTT belongs to Solibacillus sp. FSL R7-0682 and includes:
- a CDS encoding bifunctional adenosylcobinamide kinase/adenosylcobinamide-phosphate guanylyltransferase, whose product is MYVIIGGAYNGKRSYVDRLITTMENKETIYCDGSLPEIIQASTNKRYVISRFEEIVKPYLHLKEEEVASQIAGHILTISKQTEIICICTDMSRGVVPLEKEARQLRDTCGRVYQQLCQNANTVIRVWYGIPQYLKGEQ
- a CDS encoding ribonucleotide-diphosphate reductase subunit beta; translation: MQVTKRNLMEKTAPNRSTGIINGQSSNILNWDDVRFSWAYPKYKKMLANFWTPFEINMSTDVKQFPELTKEEQDSFLKIIGLLALLDSIQTDFAGKVADYLTDSSLSALMIILAQQEVIHNHSYSYILSSIVTKDVQDKTFDFWRTEPVLQKRNDFVVKGYIDFSENPTVENMLRAIVYDVILEGLFFYSGFAFFYHLARKQKMVATSTMINYINRDEQLHVDLFVKIYKEILEEYPEYNSPKWEQEVQAIFKEAAELEVNWAREVIGEKIDGLDVEDVEAYIYFYANVRCNQLGHGRPYEGYRKNPMKWIVAYEEVDLGKTDFFEQRSRQYTKINVEDNGFDDL
- a CDS encoding histidine phosphatase family protein, which gives rise to MASRVVLHLIRHEKTAANVERKYIGWTDESILMNVQANFNINIQPNIVYGSDLKRCKQTSLCYFPRAQFIPVPSLRELNFGDFEMKTYDQLKYNEIYRQWIDHPFKIVPPNGEDFQMFEQRVLNALYEIVKQGGEYTFVVHGGVIRLLLAKLSFEEQIFQQVLANHRTMYSLAWDSIEHFVGGARCTSLSEGHITVNEVT
- a CDS encoding IS3 family transposase; the encoded protein is MENLRKKYTVTCILKVLGIPRATYYRWMKEGIRGFSAIETVLIELCKKTKYRYGHRKIRYLLQKEYGYQLNRNTVQKLMQKHNLQCRVKKKRKFKIDQGPEIIAPNLLARCFTATAPNEKWVTDITYIQYGSTTMYLATILDLFNNEIVAYKLYDHQQTPLVMDVLKAALEERNYPKGILVHSDQGSVYTSYAYQNFLEEMNCRASMSRRGNCWDNAVIESFHSHIKSEAFLRVKAHSLTNDETKLRVAAYMFEYNQERIQEKLGYLTPLEYGKQVA
- a CDS encoding ECF transporter S component; this encodes MDKNKLRYMTLTAFVAAICVIGSFVKVPGFITTAALDSAPAMIGAAFLPPIFAGAAGAIGHIATGLTSGFPLGVFHGIIALEMFIIITLFTVLHRKGQHLLKWSFMIVANGIIAPLPFYFLISPEFYIGSIASLTVATIINVVVAIIVMPVLKTVMIRSGVQS
- a CDS encoding ribonucleoside-diphosphate reductase subunit alpha: MIAVQENYLQNLVNQFGEEDLEQFIRFSQKWMRKNEGASVIEWIDASILETISYIDEQEPYWTYVAAKLLNEKISIQYMEKFNVEKPYANFNDWILHLVDKGLLNPQLVEKYSAAERQLLGTIIEPSRDDLFTYIGLRTLVDRYVVRDFDKSIAELPQQRWLIIAMTLMMNETDSRLQKVEEAYWALSNLYMTVATPTLSNAGKTHGQLSSCFIDTVDDSLQSIYDTNTDVATLSKYGGGIGVYMGKVRSRGSEIRGYKGASSGVLPWIKQLNNTAVSVDQLGQRQGAIAVYLDVWHRDILTFLDLRLNNGDERLRAHDIFTGVCLPDIFMEAVEARNDWHLFDPYEVRKVMGFSLEDFYDEKRGQGSFRERYEQCVANEALSREVIPAIEIMKRIMRSQLETGVPFMFYRDEVNRKNPNKHAGMIYSSNLCTEIAQNMSATQFESQQLDDDTIVTRRKAGDFVVCNLSSINLGRAVPAGVLERLIPIQVRMLDNVIELNTIPVLQADLTNKRYRGIGLGTFGWHHLLALHEIAWETEEAVQFADKLYEEIAYLTIRASNALAQEKGSYPLFKGSDWQTGAYFEERGLTEGRWHELAQLVSAGGLRNGYLMAVAPNSSTSILAGSTATIDPIFQKSYSEEKKDYKIPVTVPDLNSKTTWYYKSAYFIDQRWTLKQNAARSKHIDQGISLNLYVQNTIKAKDLLQLHIDAWANGIKTTYYVRSTSSELLECESCSS
- a CDS encoding branched-chain amino acid aminotransferase; amino-acid sequence: MTTIQIATELATSKKQKISAEQLGFGQVFTDHMFVMDYVEGKGWHNATITPYAPIELNPAAMVFHYGQAVFEGLKAYAAENGEIILFRPARNFKRLNASNERLCIPAIDEEFALEALKQLIQVDREWVPTAPGTSLYIRPFIIATEPYLGVNPSKNYKFIIIMSPVGSYYKEGINPVKILVEQHYVRAVVGGTGEAKTAGNYASSLKGSEIAAKQGYSQTLWLDGKENKYVEEVGSMNIFFKIAGKVVTPALNGSILPGITRDSMIQVLKSKNIPVEERAIEFAEIVEAAKNGSLEEAFGTGTAAVISPVGELKWLDEIIKVNNGEIGEVTQMLYDTLTSIQYGKIEDPFGWTIKL